One region of Triticum aestivum cultivar Chinese Spring chromosome 6B, IWGSC CS RefSeq v2.1, whole genome shotgun sequence genomic DNA includes:
- the LOC123139579 gene encoding uncharacterized protein — MGSTEAPTPVQAPVCSIVNEGPAAPAACSIVNEAAAPATDSKPKKKICCACPDTKRLRDECIVKHGESACTKWIEAHKQCLRAEGFKDSFLRLIGPSRAIVLTDIVDIEIQLKVKGPTMSQDKALISYVANYSGGGLGVSTLCIDNCLCTLELCLQHVKRTVQATILSVQVVKCGSWPFEYGGRVACSSASRETVVTDSGVTCAINPSSSQIVMLESKDGAMLKGLNGHIYLPRQVVSVEIEGVLDIAIEAYTKSGDIGAQGRICFAPQVCNISQDKFAIADVEVMITIAWSLVPTSKREIVAQRQFL, encoded by the exons ATGGGTAGCACTGAAGCCCCAACGCCCGTGCAGGCACCTGTGTGCTCCATTGTGAACGAAGGCCCAGCAGCTCCGGCTGCTTGCTCCATTGTGAACGAAGCAGCAGCTCCTGCCACTGACTCGAAGCCGAAGAAGAAGATATGCTGCGCTTGCCCCGACACCAAAAGGCTCAGAGATGAATGCATCGTCAAGCACGGGGAGTCTGCGtgcaccaagtggatcgaggctcaCAAACAGTGCCTCCGTGCCGAGGGGTTCAAG GATTCTTTTTTGCGCTTAATTGGGCCATCACGTGCAATTGTGTTAACAGACATAGTTGACATTGAAATCCAACTGAAAGTGAAAGGTCCAACAATGTCTCAAGATAAAGCATTGATCAGCTATGTCGCCAATTATAGTGGAGGAGGTCTTGGCGTATCGACCCTTTGCATTGATAATTGTTTGTGTACACTGGAGTTATGCTTGCAGCATGTCAAACGAACAGTCCAGGCTACCATCTTGAGTGTCCAAGTTGTCAAGTGTGGTTCATGGCCGTTTGAATATGGTGGCCGAGTTGCTTGCTCCTCAGCTTCACGGGAAACGGTGGTCACTGATAGTGGAGTCACTTGTGCTATTAATCCCTCATCTAGCCAAATTGTAATGCTTGAATCAAAAGATGGAGCAATGCTGAAAGGTCTTAATGGTCACATATACCTGCCGAGGCAAGTTGTTTCTGTAGAAATTGAAGGAGTGTTGGACATTGCCATAGAAGCCTACACAAAATCTGGTGATATCGGTGCACAGGGTCGTATTTGTTTCGCGCCCCAGGTTTGCAACATAAGCCAGGATAAATTTGCCATTGCTGATGTTGAGGTGATGATTACGATTGCTTGGTCCCTTGTCCCTACAAGCAAAAGGGAAATTGTGGCACAACGACAGTTTCTCTAA